AATTTTGTTTGTGGTGTGTATTGTAAAGTTGTTGATACACCCAACCGGATTTGTTCTGCAGATATTTAGCCCTGCTGCCTTCAATGCGCGTGGCTATGTCACAGGCCGGATGTTCAATCAAAAGGGAGAGGTAAAGGATTAAATCACTTCATCTATTACCTTTATCTTCTTTTTCATATGTTGTGTGTATACTTCTGTCAGCATAAGATCCCTTTCTTTTCCCAGCTTGTCTAACTTCTTTCATTGTTAACTTGCAGCTTCTTGTTTCATTGGTTCAAGAAGGCCTGACAAGGAAGGAAATTCCCAAAAGATCAGCCACCAACTCTAAGTTGTgaagttttgtcaaaaaaataaatataaactcAAGTTTTAAACAGCTGAAAATTCATATGTCATGTGGTTCTCTTTTAGTTCTCTCTCTCTTTTACAAGTCTTATATAAAAAGTTTGATTAGCAATTTAATGATGGGTTATACATACTAAAAAAATGCCCTTATATTTTGTATAAGTTAAAATAATACGAATAGAAGGAAGGGTGATTATTGAAAATTCATTATATGTTTAAGACTCTGgcctgtttgtttcagctttaaaaaaatggattttttctttgtatttttgaaaatagattttctaaaatcgtttttcaaaatattacaagtttttttatattcattttttctaaattgaaacactaattttgacatcatataacataaatacacattattgaagatcaaaatatagtcaaaatcacaattttttcaaaaagttgtatttcaaaaatgatttttatgaaaatctatttgaaatagtttcaaaattaagtgatttttcgaaattttgatattcaaaaaaatttcaataaaatgatcaaatacctaaaataacattttaagaataactatttaaactaaattttcatttgaagcttttataaaaaaattctttgtaaattttttttacttaatattATGTAATactataagaatctattttgaaaaaatctataacaaacagacTCTCTATTGGATGTAGTCGGTACCCagaagtagtagtagtaataaaaaACGTGATATGTACTTGTGCGATCATTTCTTATCATTTCGTATAAtgatttttacttattttttaaaaaaataaaaaataaaaaaataaaacaagctTTCTATGATTTTTACTTCTTCTGTTTAACAAATTATATGGTAtttacattgaaaaatattattaacgTGCAACTCGTTACTGAATGTTTATTTGCTAAGAATCATAAAATAGACTTTGTATGTTACACTTTTTAACTACTTTCAATAATAGTAGTTTCTCATTTCTTGATCTCTGGTGGGGAGATGACAATCACTCTAGATGACGTGCAATATATTTTGCATCTCTCCATTGAGGGATGTCACGTCTAATGGTATTGAACTGATGGTGACCTATCTTGTTGCAAGTCCCGTTGTCGCGTACCATGAATTCGCATATACTCGCGCAGCTCATGCCTGGTTTATATACTTGAAGACCCTGCTAGCCAACCACTAGAGATCTGCACGTCAAGTTGAGAGGGACGAAGATGTGGCAAGCATGTTAATCCGAGACCACGCCATCAGAACATACTTGATTTTCTTGGTTGGCACCACCACCATATTCTCCAACAAAGCCAAAAACTATGTTGACCTCAAGTACATTCTGTACATAAGGGACCTTGCGTTCAACGCATATGCCTGGGACCCCGCAACACCAATGCCACCGTTCTGAAGTGCAAGTATTTGGCATTTTGGCAGGTTATGCTACACTGCTTCAGGTAAATATGTAACCAGAGTTTGACTGCATGGGAGACTATTTTTATTAATGCAGACAGATTCACTGCCTACATTGCAAAATCCGTTCGCAGTGTAGCCAACAAACTGTATTATCtaattttttgcacacacttctACCTTCATTCATTGTGCCTTATTGTGGGCATCAATTCCACATATTGCAGCCAAAACATCCCATGGAATAACTGGAGTTCATGGTAAAAGAGCAACATAACTTGCATAAGATACAAAACATATCCTTTTTCAGTAAATatttaatggaaaaaaaaagagCATGTGATTTTCTTTCAAGATGAAGTCCAACTgctattaaaaatattacagAGAACGTGCCTAGTCTCTTGCTGAATTTTTAAATGTTGATGAAACGAAGGACTTCATAAAAATATAGCAAGTTTATAGAAACTGATACACTGCTTTTGGCTGAATGAATAGATGTTCCAATGGGATAGTTTGCGCATGAAGTCCTTGATTGCGCCATGGCACCCAAATATTACTCGGTCTTTTTTTGCAATCGAAATTGTTCCTTCGTCCTACCGTAATAGACAGAATCCAGGGCTGAAAAGGTGATGAAATTCCAGCCAAAAGCAGATCCTCCAATAATATATGTGCCTGATGTCTGACTGTCTTCGCCCACAGATGGTCGTGCAAATGCTTTCTCTACTTGAGTTTGCTCTGGAGACTTGAAACGTTGAGGTAGCTGCTTCAGAGAAACTACATCCGCTTTCATATCATCATATACCTTCAGAACAATTTTCAGCTCTgcaattaaaagttaaaatcaaaAGCATATTACAGTTCAAGGAACCGCAAAACTAAATATCATTTACAACACCTAATCTGAGTATAAGAAAGCTTAGACATGGAGATGGTGTCATCAACAGGAACATGATTCTAGTTACATGCAGTCAGCATAACACATCCAACTCCAAGTAAATTTGGTGGACAGCCaaatataaatagaaataaATTTCATGCTGTTTTTCAATATGTCAGAAGTATAACAGGTATATGTCATTTGAATTATGATTTGATAACTTGGTCAACTTACGGTCTCGAATTTCATGGGATGCCTTGCAATTTTTATAGTCAGGAGTTTGGAGAACCTTCAAGATTAAACAGAAATCATTAGGCACTTgttatagtattaaaaaaaaatagtcattctATGTAtctagttgaacacattcttacTAGCTTCAAAGAAAACAACTTCACAGAAAACCTCTTTAAAGTTTATAACACATGACTTGGTTTGTTGGAAAGAAACTACATGCTATGTACATAGTAGTCCAGTACAACATATAGGCAATGCGTAACGGTACAACAAAGGTTGCAAGAGTTTATCATAATTAATGATGCATATGCATCTTTGTAAGAGGAGCATGCACTTTGATAGAGACCTGAGTATGAGCGACATATGAAAATGGCTATTATTGTAATAAAGAGTATGGTGAGGTTATATGATAAATAATGAGGGGGTTAAGATGCTTAGTTGACAAGTTTGTTATGCattagtagtatatatatagtgaggtgAGGGAAGTGTGGGATTATGGAAGATTTTTTATTG
This genomic interval from Trifolium pratense cultivar HEN17-A07 linkage group LG6, ARS_RC_1.1, whole genome shotgun sequence contains the following:
- the LOC123893208 gene encoding uncharacterized protein LOC123893208 yields the protein MEEPKAPVAVAATQQTLHTQTPTTRKRPLDSNSNSNSNSNYFKIRALVRDLRPHFIQVLQTPDYKNCKASHEIRDQLKIVLKVYDDMKADVVSLKQLPQRFKSPEQTQVEKAFARPSVGEDSQTSGTYIIGGSAFGWNFITFSALDSVYYGRTKEQFRLQKKTE